One window of Anaeromyxobacter diazotrophicus genomic DNA carries:
- a CDS encoding cytochrome c oxidase subunit I, with protein sequence MATPAQALWEAAQPIHPQPTAFWRRYVFSIDHKVIGKQFLWAGLLFMLVGGGMAMLIRWQWAFPYRPVPVVGRLLFPASGGVIGPATYQTLFTTHGLIMIFFAVTPVLIGAFGNFLIPLMIGARDMAFPRLNMYSFWSFLLSQLLVLASFATDLGTAGAGWTTYAPLSTNVGTPGLGQTLVILAIFVTGVSSTMGAVNYVTTVIRLRAPGMTWMRLPLTIWGLWLTAVLNALFIPVLGSAALLLLFDRNFGTQFFVAGASSVAGGGDPIIYQHLFWIFGHPEVYIMILPAWGILGDVLAVFSRKPHHWYRGTVGALVAVTVLSALVYGHHMFLTGMSPLLGEGFMLFTLVISVPSMIVVLNWLFTIWGGSLRFDTPMLFALGTMVLFGVGGLTGLFLGDISMDLYLHDTLFVVGHFHFTMAAGSFMGAMTGLYFWFPKMFGRRLDERLGKAHFWFSFLGLALVFGGQLLAGWAGQQRRLFDPFQYTFIQGLRGLNRWTSYFAFALFAGQLAFVVNFFKTVFGRGQQQAGDNPWQATTLEWTATRSPPPFHNFDHIPLVVRGPYELSSPEVQRLTGRDFAGQAEELPVRPDAAAGGA encoded by the coding sequence ATGGCGACGCCCGCGCAGGCGCTGTGGGAAGCGGCGCAGCCGATCCACCCGCAGCCGACGGCCTTCTGGCGCCGGTACGTCTTCTCCATCGACCACAAGGTCATCGGGAAGCAGTTCCTCTGGGCCGGGCTCCTCTTCATGCTGGTCGGCGGCGGGATGGCGATGCTCATCCGCTGGCAGTGGGCGTTCCCGTATCGCCCGGTGCCGGTGGTCGGCCGCCTCCTCTTCCCGGCCAGCGGCGGCGTCATCGGCCCCGCCACGTACCAGACGCTCTTCACCACCCACGGCCTCATCATGATCTTCTTCGCCGTGACGCCGGTGCTCATCGGCGCCTTCGGCAACTTCCTCATCCCGCTCATGATCGGCGCGCGGGACATGGCCTTCCCGCGCCTCAACATGTACTCGTTCTGGAGCTTCCTCCTGTCGCAGTTGCTCGTGCTCGCCTCGTTCGCGACCGACCTCGGCACCGCGGGCGCCGGGTGGACGACCTACGCGCCACTCTCGACCAACGTCGGCACCCCGGGGCTCGGCCAGACGCTGGTCATCCTCGCCATCTTCGTCACCGGCGTGTCGAGCACCATGGGCGCGGTCAACTACGTGACCACCGTCATCCGGCTGCGGGCGCCGGGCATGACCTGGATGCGGCTGCCGCTCACGATCTGGGGGCTGTGGCTCACGGCCGTGCTGAACGCGCTCTTCATCCCGGTGCTCGGCTCGGCGGCGCTGCTGCTCCTGTTCGACCGCAACTTCGGGACGCAGTTCTTCGTGGCGGGCGCCTCGAGCGTGGCGGGGGGCGGCGACCCCATCATCTACCAGCACCTGTTCTGGATCTTCGGGCACCCCGAGGTCTACATCATGATCCTCCCGGCCTGGGGGATCCTGGGCGACGTGCTGGCGGTCTTCTCGCGCAAGCCGCACCACTGGTACCGCGGGACGGTGGGCGCGCTGGTGGCGGTGACCGTCCTCTCCGCCCTGGTGTACGGGCACCACATGTTCCTCACCGGGATGAGCCCGCTCCTCGGCGAGGGGTTCATGCTGTTCACGCTCGTCATCAGCGTGCCCTCGATGATCGTGGTGCTGAACTGGCTCTTCACGATCTGGGGCGGGTCGCTGCGCTTCGACACGCCGATGCTGTTCGCGCTCGGGACGATGGTGCTCTTCGGCGTGGGCGGGCTGACCGGGCTGTTCCTGGGCGACATCTCGATGGACCTCTACCTCCACGACACGCTCTTCGTGGTGGGCCACTTCCACTTCACGATGGCCGCCGGGTCGTTCATGGGGGCCATGACCGGCCTCTACTTCTGGTTCCCCAAGATGTTCGGGCGGCGCCTCGACGAGCGGCTCGGCAAGGCCCACTTCTGGTTCTCGTTCCTGGGCCTCGCCCTCGTCTTCGGCGGGCAGCTCCTCGCCGGCTGGGCCGGCCAGCAGCGGCGGCTCTTCGACCCCTTCCAGTACACGTTCATCCAGGGGCTCCGCGGCCTCAACCGCTGGACGAGCTACTTCGCCTTCGCGCTCTTCGCCGGCCAGCTCGCCTTCGTCGTGAACTTCTTCAAGACGGTCTTCGGCCGCGGGCAGCAGCAGGCCGGCGACAACCCCTGGCAGGCCACCACGCTCGAGTGGACCGCGACCCGCTCGCCGCCGCCCTTCCACAACTTCGACCACATCCCGCTCGTCGTGCGCGGGCCCTACGAGCTGTCGAGCCCGGAGGTGCAGCGGCTCACCGGGCGCGACTTCGCGGGGCAGGCCGAGGAGCTGCCCGTGAGGCCGGACGCCGCGGCGGGAGGGGCCTGA
- a CDS encoding cytochrome c oxidase subunit 3 yields MPPAARAMTSPLDREPEVADLARRRQRPSREEQTAHLGTVVFLGSWAMLFASLFFAYGLVRLRAPSWPPAGQPELPLLLPGVNTLLALGASVAVAAAVRAWGSRGSRVAAALAAAAALGAGFLAVQAAVWTRLLRGGLAPSDGPYASVFYAFTGFHGLHVAVGVVALAALAVRALRPGGVGRAAVRLWALYWHFVGVVWAVLYVTVFVL; encoded by the coding sequence GTGCCTCCGGCCGCGCGCGCCATGACGAGCCCGCTCGACCGCGAGCCGGAGGTGGCGGACCTCGCGCGGCGGCGCCAGCGCCCCTCGCGCGAGGAGCAGACCGCCCATCTCGGGACGGTGGTGTTCCTCGGCTCCTGGGCCATGCTCTTCGCGAGCCTCTTCTTCGCGTACGGGCTCGTCCGCCTGCGCGCCCCGAGCTGGCCGCCGGCGGGTCAGCCCGAGCTGCCCCTCCTCCTGCCGGGGGTGAACACCCTCCTCGCCCTCGGCGCCAGCGTCGCCGTGGCCGCGGCCGTGCGCGCCTGGGGCTCGCGCGGAAGCCGGGTCGCGGCCGCGCTCGCGGCGGCCGCGGCGCTCGGGGCCGGGTTCCTGGCGGTGCAGGCGGCGGTGTGGACCCGCCTCCTCCGCGGCGGGCTCGCCCCCTCCGACGGCCCGTACGCCTCGGTGTTCTACGCCTTCACCGGCTTCCACGGGCTGCACGTGGCGGTGGGGGTGGTGGCGCTCGCCGCGCTCGCGGTCCGCGCGCTGCGGCCGGGCGGGGTGGGGCGCGCCGCCGTGCGCCTGTGGGCGCTCTACTGGCACTTCGTCGGCGTCGTGTGGGCCGTGCTCTACGTGACCGTCTTCGTGCTGTGA
- a CDS encoding c-type cytochrome, with protein MNHALAVVSALAVLGAGGCKGYRTQGFRQPQTLGGKTIPASLLTEGEHDYVLYCRACHGDKGDGKGPASAGLRPPPRDFTLGTFKFAAVAGGALPNDDDLVRIVRSGLHGTAMLAWDGVPDRNLQAIIQYLKTFSPRWKEEAPGEPIQPTPDPWRGRERDGVAFGKKVYHGLAQCIGCHPAYASRSYIYEASKELTGNPTTDFRDDLYGSQLKESDYGVKLLPPDFTRSELRSIRDDHRLEDLYRVVASGVGGTAMPTWRGSLPEEDLWALAHYVDSLVALKGSDAPRQLLQANEAADASWRPPAQ; from the coding sequence GTGAACCATGCGCTCGCCGTCGTGTCCGCCCTCGCCGTGCTCGGCGCGGGGGGGTGCAAGGGGTACCGGACGCAGGGCTTCCGCCAGCCGCAGACCCTGGGGGGGAAGACGATCCCGGCCTCGCTCCTCACCGAAGGCGAGCACGACTACGTCCTCTATTGCCGCGCCTGCCACGGGGACAAGGGCGACGGCAAGGGCCCGGCGTCGGCCGGGTTGCGCCCGCCGCCGCGCGACTTCACGCTCGGCACCTTCAAGTTCGCCGCGGTGGCGGGCGGCGCCCTCCCCAACGACGACGACCTGGTGCGGATCGTCCGCAGCGGCCTGCACGGCACCGCCATGCTGGCCTGGGACGGCGTGCCGGACCGGAACCTCCAGGCCATCATCCAGTACCTGAAGACCTTCTCGCCGCGCTGGAAGGAGGAGGCGCCGGGAGAGCCCATCCAGCCGACGCCCGACCCCTGGCGGGGGCGCGAGCGCGACGGCGTCGCGTTCGGCAAGAAGGTCTACCACGGCCTCGCGCAGTGCATCGGCTGCCACCCCGCCTACGCCTCCAGGAGCTACATCTACGAGGCGTCGAAGGAGCTGACCGGCAACCCGACCACCGACTTCCGCGACGACCTGTACGGCTCGCAGCTCAAGGAGTCGGACTACGGCGTGAAGCTCCTGCCGCCCGACTTCACCCGCTCGGAGCTGCGCTCGATCCGCGATGACCACCGCCTCGAGGATCTGTACCGCGTCGTCGCCTCGGGCGTGGGCGGCACCGCCATGCCCACCTGGCGCGGCTCGCTCCCGGAGGAGGACCTCTGGGCGCTCGCCCACTACGTCGACTCGCTGGTCGCGCTGAAGGGGAGCGACGCCCCCCGCCAGCTCCTGCAGGCGAACGAGGCCGCCGACGCCAGCTGGCGGCCGCCCGCGCAGTGA
- a CDS encoding c-type cytochrome → MHTRLLAAATLLAAVASASATPPDPARAGRGRHAYDRYCISCHGVDGDGRGPSADWIDPQPRDFTSGTFKFRSTPSGTLPTDADLYRTITNGLHRTFMPRWEPITELERRDLVQVVKAFSPKFTSEPQGTPITIPPRPAFTPELVQKGKGVWDKVQCAACHGDTGKGNGPSASTLRDDWGRPIEPRDFTRGSLKVGDTPEDLYRTFMTGLNGTPMPSFAESINEEDAWALVAYVKSLRRD, encoded by the coding sequence ATGCACACGAGACTCCTCGCCGCCGCCACCCTCCTCGCCGCCGTCGCGAGCGCCTCCGCCACCCCGCCCGATCCGGCCCGCGCCGGGCGCGGGCGGCACGCCTACGACCGGTACTGCATCTCCTGCCACGGGGTCGACGGCGACGGCCGCGGCCCGAGCGCCGACTGGATCGACCCGCAGCCGCGCGACTTCACGAGCGGCACCTTCAAGTTCCGCTCCACGCCGAGCGGCACCCTCCCCACGGACGCCGACCTCTACCGCACGATCACGAACGGGCTCCATCGGACCTTCATGCCGCGCTGGGAGCCCATCACGGAGCTGGAGCGGCGCGACCTCGTGCAGGTGGTGAAGGCCTTCTCGCCGAAGTTCACGAGCGAGCCGCAGGGGACGCCCATCACCATCCCGCCGCGCCCCGCCTTCACGCCCGAGCTGGTCCAGAAGGGGAAGGGGGTGTGGGACAAGGTGCAGTGCGCCGCCTGTCACGGGGACACCGGCAAGGGCAACGGCCCCTCCGCCTCGACGCTGCGCGACGACTGGGGGCGACCCATCGAGCCGCGCGACTTCACCCGCGGCTCGCTCAAGGTGGGCGACACGCCCGAGGACCTGTACCGGACCTTCATGACCGGCCTCAACGGCACGCCCATGCCCTCCTTCGCGGAGTCCATCAACGAGGAGGACGCCTGGGCGCTCGTCGCCTACGTGAAGTCGCTGCGGCGGGACTGA
- a CDS encoding MaoC family dehydratase, protein MAARPLRVGDRAEKELVLDRAEVVRLATELGDPNPLHHDEAVARASRFGGLIASGGHLLGLLTSFCAAFTTGYGPGVGLGFSYELRRAALAGTPVRLRWEVTAVERSERLRGDVVTLAGAIEDARDGTVLVTGAGRVLARGDLG, encoded by the coding sequence ATGGCGGCCCGGCCCCTGCGCGTCGGCGACCGCGCCGAGAAGGAGCTCGTCCTCGATCGCGCCGAGGTGGTGCGGCTCGCCACGGAGCTCGGCGACCCGAACCCGCTCCACCACGACGAGGCGGTGGCGCGCGCCAGCCGCTTCGGCGGCCTCATCGCCTCGGGCGGCCACCTCCTCGGCCTCCTCACCAGCTTCTGCGCCGCCTTCACCACCGGCTACGGCCCGGGCGTCGGGCTCGGCTTCTCCTACGAGCTGCGCCGCGCCGCGCTCGCCGGCACCCCGGTCCGGCTGCGCTGGGAGGTCACCGCCGTCGAGCGCTCCGAGCGGCTGCGCGGCGACGTCGTCACGCTCGCCGGGGCCATCGAGGACGCCCGCGACGGGACGGTGCTCGTCACCGGCGCCGGCCGGGTGCTCGCCCGCGGCGACCTCGGCTAG
- a CDS encoding ABC transporter ATP-binding protein, which produces MSEPAVRIEGVKKAFRAGGREILALDGIDLTISPGELVCLLGPSGCGKSTLLNAIAGFAPPTAGTLTANGRAVAGPGPDRGMVFQEYALFPWMTVEANVAFGLELKGEPRAAVARRVEELLRQLGLWEFKDRFPKDLSGGMRQRVAIARVLAIDPPMLLMDEPFGALDALTRRNLQDELLRLWAALGKTIVFVTHGIEEAIYLADRVVVMTYRPGRVKRVVPVALPRPRDTASPEFNALKREVAQLVMEEQARHEQAERAATAD; this is translated from the coding sequence ATGAGCGAGCCGGCGGTCCGCATCGAGGGCGTGAAGAAGGCGTTCCGGGCCGGTGGCCGCGAGATCCTCGCGCTCGACGGGATCGACCTCACCATCTCGCCCGGCGAGCTCGTCTGCCTGCTGGGGCCCTCCGGGTGCGGGAAGTCCACCCTCCTCAACGCCATCGCCGGGTTCGCGCCGCCCACCGCCGGGACGCTCACCGCCAACGGCCGGGCGGTGGCGGGGCCGGGGCCGGACCGCGGGATGGTCTTCCAGGAGTACGCCCTCTTTCCCTGGATGACGGTGGAGGCGAACGTCGCCTTCGGGCTCGAGCTCAAGGGGGAGCCGCGCGCCGCCGTGGCGCGGCGGGTCGAGGAGCTCCTGCGCCAGCTCGGCCTGTGGGAGTTCAAGGACCGCTTCCCCAAGGACCTCTCCGGCGGCATGCGCCAGCGCGTCGCCATCGCGCGCGTGCTCGCCATCGACCCACCCATGCTGCTCATGGACGAGCCCTTCGGCGCGCTCGACGCGCTGACGCGCCGCAACCTCCAGGACGAGCTCTTGCGCCTGTGGGCGGCGCTCGGGAAGACCATCGTCTTCGTCACCCACGGCATCGAGGAGGCCATCTACCTGGCCGACCGGGTGGTGGTGATGACCTACCGGCCGGGGCGGGTGAAGCGCGTGGTGCCGGTCGCGCTGCCGCGGCCGCGCGACACCGCCAGCCCCGAGTTCAACGCCCTGAAGCGCGAGGTGGCGCAGCTCGTCATGGAGGAGCAGGCGCGCCACGAGCAGGCGGAGCGGGCCGCGACGGCGGACTGA
- a CDS encoding ABC transporter permease, with protein sequence MRLGLGQLAKSLAVPVLVLAAWEGLSRAGAFSAAILPAPSAVAVRWFQYLLPTAPYDPAQGGRLAWLVSGELPHDAVGSLYRVVAGFLLGGGLALPLGLLMGRRPLVHDLLAPALELVRPIPPIAFIPLSILWFGLGNPPALFLIALGAFFPVLVNTVAGVRNVDAIYIRAAQNLGATEGVLFRRVILPAAMPYILTGVRVGIGVAFIVVIVAEMTAVNEGLGYRILEAREFMWSDKIIAGMITIGCCGLGIDVFMNRLNRWLLRWHRGMES encoded by the coding sequence ATGCGCCTCGGCCTCGGCCAGCTGGCGAAGTCCCTCGCCGTCCCGGTGCTGGTGCTGGCGGCGTGGGAGGGGCTCTCGCGGGCCGGCGCCTTCTCGGCCGCCATCCTGCCGGCGCCTTCGGCGGTGGCCGTGCGGTGGTTCCAGTACCTCCTGCCCACGGCGCCCTACGACCCGGCGCAGGGCGGCCGCCTCGCCTGGCTCGTCTCGGGCGAGCTGCCGCACGACGCGGTGGGGAGCCTCTACCGCGTGGTGGCGGGCTTCCTCCTCGGGGGCGGCCTGGCGCTGCCGCTCGGGCTCCTCATGGGCCGCCGGCCGCTCGTCCACGACCTGCTCGCCCCGGCGCTGGAGCTCGTCCGGCCCATCCCGCCCATCGCCTTCATCCCGCTCTCGATCCTCTGGTTCGGGCTCGGGAACCCGCCCGCCCTGTTCCTCATCGCCCTGGGCGCCTTCTTCCCGGTGCTGGTGAACACGGTGGCGGGCGTGCGCAACGTCGACGCCATCTACATCCGCGCCGCGCAGAACCTGGGGGCGACCGAGGGCGTGCTCTTCCGCCGCGTCATCCTCCCCGCCGCCATGCCCTACATCCTGACCGGCGTGCGCGTCGGGATCGGGGTGGCGTTCATCGTCGTCATCGTGGCGGAGATGACGGCGGTGAACGAGGGGCTCGGCTACCGGATCCTCGAGGCGCGCGAGTTCATGTGGTCGGACAAGATCATCGCCGGCATGATCACGATCGGCTGCTGCGGCCTCGGGATCGACGTGTTCATGAACCGGCTCAACCGCTGGCTGCTCCGCTGGCACCGCGGGATGGAGAGCTGA
- a CDS encoding ABC transporter substrate-binding protein, translating into MKRFGSALALALLVAGPAAAEDVIRLGNLKFAHYGAVSYMKELGPKYGLRVEERVFPKGLDIIPAIVAGEIDIAASAADAAIAGRAAGAPVVAVAGFAKGGVRIVGRKDLGLTSVAQLKGKKVGVPRGGAQELALFAELAKAGLTWSDHPGKDVLVVYLAYADLNQALLQRQIDAMCQSEPQSTQAIAKGIGTEIVKPYDTPMGEPVRVMVMTEKLIREKPEVALRVLECFVEATKKFLDDPALAERYVREQLFKGQLSAQEYKDAMSNAAFTYDLTAEHIQVTTDLMVKYGVGKLQRPPRAADWVKLELLQKAKAALGVR; encoded by the coding sequence ATGAAGCGATTCGGCTCGGCGCTCGCCCTGGCGCTCCTCGTCGCCGGCCCGGCGGCGGCGGAGGACGTGATCCGCCTCGGCAACCTCAAGTTCGCCCACTACGGCGCGGTCTCCTACATGAAGGAGCTCGGCCCCAAGTACGGGCTGCGCGTCGAGGAGCGCGTCTTCCCGAAGGGCCTCGACATCATCCCCGCCATCGTGGCGGGCGAGATCGACATCGCCGCCAGCGCCGCCGACGCGGCCATCGCCGGGCGGGCGGCCGGGGCGCCGGTGGTGGCGGTGGCCGGCTTCGCCAAGGGCGGCGTCCGCATCGTGGGGCGCAAGGACCTCGGGCTCACCAGCGTGGCCCAGCTCAAGGGGAAGAAGGTCGGCGTCCCGCGCGGCGGCGCCCAGGAGCTGGCGCTCTTCGCCGAGCTCGCCAAGGCCGGCCTGACCTGGAGCGACCACCCGGGCAAGGACGTGCTCGTCGTCTACCTCGCCTACGCCGACCTGAACCAGGCGCTGCTGCAGCGGCAGATCGACGCCATGTGCCAGTCCGAGCCGCAGTCGACCCAGGCCATCGCGAAGGGCATCGGCACCGAGATCGTGAAGCCGTACGACACGCCCATGGGCGAGCCGGTGCGGGTCATGGTCATGACCGAGAAGCTGATCCGGGAGAAGCCGGAGGTCGCGCTGCGCGTGCTCGAGTGCTTCGTCGAGGCGACCAAGAAGTTCCTCGACGACCCGGCGCTGGCGGAGCGGTACGTGCGCGAGCAGCTGTTCAAGGGGCAGCTCTCGGCGCAGGAGTACAAGGACGCGATGTCGAACGCGGCCTTCACCTACGACCTCACCGCCGAGCACATCCAGGTCACGACCGACCTCATGGTGAAGTACGGCGTGGGCAAGCTGCAGCGGCCGCCCCGCGCCGCCGACTGGGTGAAGCTCGAGCTCCTCCAGAAGGCGAAGGCCGCGCTGGGCGTCCGCTAG
- a CDS encoding TrpB-like pyridoxal phosphate-dependent enzyme has product MDTKVLLGEKQIPTHWYNVIPDLPGPLAPVLHPGTLKPLTPQDLAPLFPAPLVEQEMSTERWIPIPEPVREIYRLWRPTPLYRARRLEQALGTPARIYYKYEGVSPAGSHKPNSAVPQAYYNKLAGIRRLATETGAGQWGSSLALACQMFGLACTVYMVKVSYQQKPYRKSMMQLWGAQVFASPSAETEAGRAALAADPGNPGSLGLAISEAVEDALAHEDTHYALGSVLNHVLLHQTVVGLEAKEQLRAAGDYPDVVLACHGGGSNFGGLALPFVADRAAGRQVRLVACEPSSCPTLTKGVYAFDYGDTARMAPIVKMYTLGHDFMPPGIHAGGLRYHGASPLVSQLLAAGQLEARAFPQRPCFEAAVTFARTEGIVPAPESSHAIRGAIEEAERAREEGRERVILFGLSGHGQLDMAAYDAYLSGRLDDFHYPEEKLRASLERLPKISL; this is encoded by the coding sequence ATGGACACGAAGGTGCTGCTCGGCGAGAAGCAGATCCCGACCCACTGGTACAACGTCATCCCGGACCTGCCTGGGCCGCTCGCGCCGGTGCTCCACCCGGGGACCTTGAAGCCGCTCACCCCGCAGGACCTGGCGCCGCTCTTCCCGGCGCCGCTCGTCGAGCAGGAGATGTCGACCGAGCGCTGGATCCCGATCCCGGAGCCGGTGCGCGAGATCTACCGGCTGTGGCGCCCGACGCCGCTCTACCGCGCGCGCCGGCTGGAGCAGGCGCTCGGGACCCCGGCCCGGATCTACTACAAGTACGAGGGGGTCTCGCCGGCGGGCTCGCACAAGCCCAACAGCGCCGTCCCGCAGGCCTACTACAACAAGCTGGCCGGCATCCGGCGGCTGGCCACCGAGACCGGCGCCGGCCAGTGGGGCAGCTCGCTCGCCCTCGCCTGCCAGATGTTCGGGCTCGCCTGCACCGTCTACATGGTGAAGGTCTCGTACCAGCAGAAGCCCTACCGGAAGAGCATGATGCAGCTGTGGGGCGCCCAGGTCTTCGCCTCCCCCTCGGCCGAGACCGAGGCCGGCCGCGCCGCCCTGGCGGCGGACCCCGGCAACCCCGGCTCGCTCGGCCTCGCCATCTCGGAGGCGGTCGAGGACGCGCTGGCCCACGAGGACACCCACTACGCGCTCGGCTCGGTGCTGAACCACGTGCTGCTGCACCAGACGGTGGTCGGCCTGGAGGCGAAGGAGCAACTGCGCGCCGCCGGCGACTACCCCGACGTCGTGCTCGCCTGCCACGGCGGCGGCTCCAACTTCGGCGGCCTGGCGCTGCCCTTCGTGGCCGACCGGGCCGCGGGCCGGCAGGTGCGCCTCGTCGCCTGCGAGCCGTCGAGCTGCCCGACCCTGACGAAGGGCGTCTACGCCTTCGACTACGGCGACACCGCCAGGATGGCGCCCATCGTCAAGATGTACACGCTGGGTCACGACTTCATGCCCCCCGGCATCCACGCCGGCGGGCTGCGCTACCACGGCGCGTCGCCGCTCGTGTCCCAGCTCCTCGCGGCCGGGCAGCTCGAGGCGCGCGCGTTCCCGCAGCGGCCCTGCTTCGAGGCGGCGGTCACCTTCGCGCGCACCGAGGGCATCGTGCCGGCGCCGGAGTCCTCGCACGCCATCCGCGGCGCCATCGAGGAGGCGGAGCGGGCCAGGGAGGAGGGTCGCGAGCGCGTCATCCTCTTCGGGCTCTCCGGGCACGGACAGCTCGACATGGCCGCCTACGACGCCTATCTCTCGGGCCGGCTCGACGACTTCCATTACCCCGAGGAGAAGCTCCGCGCCTCGCTGGAGCGGCTCCCCAAGATCTCCCTCTAG
- a CDS encoding mechanosensitive ion channel family protein, whose amino-acid sequence MWTDVELAFQDGLHRVALAVAGFLPGVLTMLLVLAFALGLAYLIRFGLRRSLAGIDFDRRVHRWGLTSTGEWMPRNAPTEVAAHAGFWFVLLVGFLAGLRVLGTSVTDALSARILDYIPNLLAAGLIFAVGLAAARFLERATLVNAVNMQLRSARLVSLGVKWLVVVFTVALALQELRVGGPILTVSFVVVFAGMVLAVALAVGLGARSAARPVEGRADEDDDDLGAAPADTGEQPVQHM is encoded by the coding sequence ATGTGGACCGACGTGGAGCTGGCGTTCCAGGACGGGCTGCACCGGGTCGCGCTGGCGGTGGCCGGCTTCCTGCCCGGCGTGCTCACCATGCTGCTCGTCCTCGCCTTCGCGCTCGGCCTGGCGTACCTCATCCGCTTCGGGCTGCGCCGCTCGCTGGCGGGCATCGACTTCGACCGGCGGGTGCACCGCTGGGGCCTCACCAGCACCGGCGAGTGGATGCCGCGCAACGCGCCCACCGAGGTGGCGGCGCACGCCGGCTTCTGGTTCGTCCTCCTGGTCGGCTTCCTGGCCGGGCTGCGCGTGCTCGGGACTTCCGTCACCGACGCGCTCTCGGCGCGGATCCTCGACTACATCCCGAACCTGCTCGCGGCCGGGCTCATCTTCGCGGTCGGCCTGGCCGCGGCGCGCTTCCTGGAGCGCGCGACCCTCGTCAACGCGGTCAACATGCAGCTCCGCTCGGCGCGCCTGGTCAGCCTGGGGGTGAAGTGGCTGGTGGTGGTGTTCACGGTGGCGCTGGCGCTGCAGGAGCTGCGCGTCGGGGGCCCCATCCTGACCGTCTCCTTCGTGGTCGTCTTCGCCGGCATGGTGCTGGCGGTGGCGCTGGCGGTGGGGCTCGGCGCGCGCTCCGCCGCGCGGCCCGTCGAGGGGCGGGCCGATGAAGACGACGACGACCTGGGCGCCGCCCCGGCCGACACCGGCGAGCAGCCGGTGCAGCACATGTGA
- a CDS encoding transglutaminase-like domain-containing protein yields MRRGAGLAVGVALLGAAALAGCGASRKLAYRPDELRALVSARAPDLAPGDVTVPFELGPERAAWARRLVRDAQSDAEEVERLAGAMLDPAQLGLRYVSSVTTGAEETLRRSEGNCLALASVFIGLARAAGLQAYYIDASIRVHATRVADDGTAVNEGHVSALVKTASGNFGLDFTRLGTIEWYRVLDDVEALANYYNNRGFEMMDRAEVERAPVDWPAVEREFRLAVKVLPSFARAWNNLGVAAARQGRLAEAAASYRAAAAHDPKLAAPHNNLGELHLAGGELADAVRELETAAALDPAAPHVQYHLALARLRGGDRDGARRALRRALELRAGYPEARALLEELGPRARQGSSGGTSAGSVSSNQ; encoded by the coding sequence GTGCGGCGCGGCGCCGGCCTGGCGGTGGGGGTGGCGCTCCTGGGCGCGGCGGCCCTCGCCGGCTGCGGCGCGTCCCGCAAGCTGGCCTACCGCCCGGACGAGCTGCGCGCGCTGGTGAGCGCGCGCGCCCCCGACCTCGCGCCCGGAGACGTCACGGTGCCGTTCGAGCTCGGCCCGGAGCGCGCCGCCTGGGCGCGCCGCCTGGTGCGGGACGCGCAGTCCGACGCGGAGGAGGTGGAGCGCCTGGCGGGGGCGATGCTCGACCCGGCCCAGCTCGGCCTGCGCTACGTGTCGTCGGTCACCACCGGCGCGGAGGAGACGCTGCGCCGGTCGGAGGGCAACTGCCTGGCGCTCGCCTCGGTGTTCATCGGGCTCGCCCGCGCCGCCGGGCTGCAGGCGTACTACATCGACGCGTCCATCCGCGTGCACGCGACGCGGGTCGCGGACGACGGCACGGCCGTCAACGAGGGGCACGTCTCGGCGCTGGTGAAGACCGCCTCCGGCAACTTCGGCCTCGACTTCACCCGCCTCGGCACCATCGAGTGGTACCGCGTGCTCGACGACGTGGAGGCGCTGGCGAACTACTACAACAACCGCGGCTTCGAGATGATGGACCGCGCCGAGGTGGAGCGCGCCCCGGTGGACTGGCCGGCGGTCGAGCGCGAGTTCCGGCTGGCGGTGAAGGTGCTGCCCTCGTTCGCCAGGGCCTGGAACAACCTGGGCGTGGCCGCCGCCCGCCAGGGGCGCCTGGCGGAGGCGGCGGCGAGCTACCGCGCCGCCGCCGCGCACGACCCGAAGCTGGCCGCGCCCCACAACAACCTGGGGGAGCTCCACCTGGCCGGCGGCGAGCTCGCCGACGCGGTGCGGGAGCTGGAGACCGCCGCCGCGCTCGACCCCGCCGCGCCGCACGTGCAGTACCACCTCGCGCTGGCGCGGCTGCGCGGCGGCGACCGCGACGGCGCGCGGCGGGCGCTGCGCCGCGCGCTCGAGCTGCGCGCCGGCTACCCGGAGGCGCGGGCGCTCCTGGAGGAGCTCGGGCCGCGCGCCCGTCAGGGGAGCTCGGGCGGCACGTCGGCGGGCTCCGTCAGCTCGAACCAGTAG